The nucleotide window AGACGGGAATTATGTCATTTCCTATAGTGTCATTTCAGCGGATGGCCATCCCATAAAGAGTTCTTATGTCGTCTCAATAGGGGAAGAAACGGTTTTCAAAAGGGATATTAACCAGCAGGTCCTGGAAAAGCAAGAGAGCTCGGCTGCAGTTAATGTATTGAAGTCGTCGGTGAGGATCCTGTTTTATATGTCAATGATCCTGACGACTGGCTGGATCATATGGGGAGCCATACATACTTTGGAAAAAGAAATGAAGCCATCCTTTAGACAGCGGGCGTTTCGATTGCAAATTGCCCTGTTGATCACCACTGTGGGATTGGTATTCGTCCAATTATCCGATTTGGTTGATCACTGGACACTGACTGAAATCGGGTCGGTTCTGACAGGGACAACAGTCGGGTTGTCCCTGGTCGCTTCTGTGCTTTTGTCTCTATTAGGTTTACCGCTACTGCTTCGTTTCAAATGGCTCGACTTGATTTGGGTATTGGCGGTGATGTCAGCAAAGAGTTTTAACGGACATGCTGCCGCCTTTGAAACGGAAATCCGCTCGATGTCATTGCAGCTGGATGTCGTCCATTTACTCGCAGCCGCGATATGGGCAGGAGGCATCCTGTATATTCTGGCCTACTGGAAAAAGCAGAGGGAACACGTTGGCCAATTCCTTCCATTCTTTTCGCAGGTTGCTCTGATCAGCATGCTGATCCTGATTTTAACGGGAGTGTCTTACACGTTAATCTTCTTGCCGGAGCTCAATTATCTGCTCCATGCACTATGGGGAAAACTGCTTCTAGTCAAAGTTGGCCTGGTCACACTTGTGTTCATGATTGGCGCACTTTTACGCCATAGTATGAAAAAGAAAAAAGAAGGTTCACTCAGCATCCTGGTGAAAATCGATTTCAGTGTGATGGTCATCATTTTAGGGATTGTTGGTGTCTTAACCCACTTGAATCCACTTCCGGAAAATGAACCTTTGGATTGGAAAAATGAAGATCAATATATTGATTTCACGACATCTATCTCACCGAAGGCACCTGGCTACAATCATTTTAAAGTGACCGCAAATGCGCAGAAAGAAAACCTGGAGATTAAAAGGATTGAACTATTTTTAATCTATCAAGACAACCTTGAAATCCAACCGATTCAAGTTCCTTTTTCCGAAATCGAACAATCCAGGAAAGTCCAATTCAAGATTAATGGCTCGTATCTGCCAATTGAAGGGAACTGGACAGCGGAGCTTCGAATAGTAGATTCCGAGGATAATGAAAAGGTGTTTCATAAGGATTTTATTGTTTATTAAAATGAAGATATAGGAGATTTCAAGATGAAAAAACTTTTAATTTTAGGCATCGCAATGATTGGTGCAATCATACTTTTTGCCGGTGCGGCAAGCGCGCATGTATCCGTTCAGCCTCAGGAGACTTCACAAGGGAATTATGAAGTCTTCACTGTCCGGATTCCTTCTGAAAAAGAGGATGCCCAAACGACGAAAGTGGAAGTGAAATTCCCTGAAGAGGTGAACATCACCCGCTTTGAAGACAAACCAGGCTGGACATATGAAGTGCAAAAAGATGACACTGGAAAAATAACAAGTGTTGTGTGGGCAGCGGAAGAAAAAGGCCTGTCAGCAACTGAATTCGTTCAATTCAACATCCAGGGAAAAGTTGGCGATGAAGCGACTGAAATCGTTTGGAAAGCCTATCAAACCTACAGCGATGGCAGTACAGTGGAATGGATCGGGGCACCTGACGCAGACAAGCCAGCTTCAGTGACAACAGTAAATCCCGCTGATGGATCTTCGGATCACGGACATGGAGCTGCAGCAGCTGAGCCATCCAAAGACCACAATGCTGCTGGAGACCTAGCAAATGACACGGAAGCAAAATCGGCAACAAACAATTTGCCGCTTTACCTTTCGATCGCTGCTTTGATTGCAGGATTGCTGGCACTGGTTATTTCTTTGAAAAAAAGAGGATAATTTGAAGAGGGAGCATGGGGGACGTACCCTGTGCTCCCTTTTGGCGTTAATGGGCCTGAAATCTATCTTGTTATTCCAAGGCCCGTATCGCCATATTGATAATAAAAATAAAACAAGAAAAATATAGTGTTGGTGATTAACGACATATTGAAAAGAGATTTTGAAACTCTTATTTTCCACAGTGAAAATACAATGAAGAAATTGATCAGCACAGGCACAAACGTATAGGTCATTCTTTCATCGATGAGAGAAAGTGCGTCTGGACTCAGCCAGTAAACGAATCGATCAGACAGCTGTGCAATGACGGAAAAAATGATGAGGAACCAAAATATAAACAAAAGAATTGCTTTTTTCATGAATCCCCCAGCTCTCTAATTAATCTACCTTCAAATGCTTCAATGCTTCTCTCCGGCTCAAGTTTGACAGAGGGTATGTATTGGTTATTTCGATCACTTTCTCCGGGTCTTGTTTAGCGTACTCCCTTAATGCCCAGCCAATCGCTTTGTTGATAAAGAATTCCTTGGTGTGGCATGTTCTTGAGATGATATCCTCTAGCATAGCCACGTCCGTTTTTTCTTTATATCCCAGTTGGAATAAGATACAGGAGCGGATCAGCCAGATGTTCTCGGAGGCAATCCACCTGTCGACGATTGGCTGCCTGGTATGTGGGAATTTTTCAAGATAATAACCGAAATGTTTTTTCGCAATATGGTCGATCGTGTCCCACCAGGGCTTGGTCGTGATGATGTATTTTAACAGGGAAAGATCCTTTTCTGTGAACTGTTTCTTCATTAAATCCAACAAGAGAAGGCCGGCCATCTGCATCTCTCTTTCTTCCAGCTCCCAGAGGGAAGTGATGACCTGGTGTAATTCTTCTTTAGCTGGCAGGCCATGATTTTTCACGTGCTGTTTGAATACTTCTTTCAGCTGCGGCGCTCTCAAACCAATAAAGCTGAACTGATTCCGCATGTAATTGGATAGCCTGATTGCTTCTTCTTCATTCTGGTGTTTTAAAGCAGCCTGGTATAAAGCTTCAACATAGTTTTCCATATAAGTTCCACCAATTTCATGTTTTATTGTCTTTTATCAAAGGGCGGCTCTATCTCTTACCGAGTCATCCCACAAATAGCATTTTACATACTTTTCCTTTCCCTGAGCAACCTATAAAAAAATGAATGGAGATCAGGGGGCTTCACAATGAATTTGGATGATGTGATTTTAGCGCGTGAAAAAATGAAGGGGATTGTGCATTCGACCCCTCTTGATTATTCTAAAACATTTAGCACCCTCTCGAATAATGAAATTTTCTTGAAGCTTGAAAATCTGCAAAAGACAGGTTCCTTCAAGGTGAGAGGCTCATATAACAAATTGATTTCTTTGTCACCTGAAGAGCTTCAAAAGGGAGTGGTGGCGGCTTCTGCGGGAAACCATGCTCAGGGTGTTGCGTATTCGAGCCAGATGCTTGGCATTCCATGTACCATTGTCATGCCGAAAGGGGCTCCTCTTAGCAAAGTGCTGGCAACGCGGCAATATGGTGCCGAAGTCATCCTGGAAGGTGCCGTTTTTGATGAAGCTCTGGCCTATGCACTGGAGCTGAAAGACAAGCTTGGCGCTACTTTTATCCATGCCTTTGATGATGAGGCAGTCATTGCCGGGCAGGGAACAGTAGGATTAGAGATTCTTGATCAGCTTCCAGACGTTGAGGCGATCATCTGCCCTGTTGGCGGAGGCGGCCTTATAGCAGGTGTTGCGATGGCGGTAAAGGAGAAGAATCCTGAAATTAAGGTATATGGAGTCCAGACACTCGCTTGTCCGAGCATGAAACAGTCATTAAAAGAAAACCGGCCAGTTGCTGTTGAAGCTGCTCCCACAATGGCAGATGGAATTGCTGTCCAGAAACCCGGGCAGAAGACTTTTGATATCATTAGGGAGTATGTTGATGGCATTTTTTGTGTGGATGAAATGGAAATCGCCAGGACCATGCTTCTCGTCCTGGAGAGGAACAAACTGCTGGTTGAAGGATCGGGGGCAAGTCCGCTTGCAGCATTGCTATATGACAAGGTGAATCTCAGCGGCAAGAAGATTGCTGCAATTTTAAGCGGGGGAAATGTAGATGTCAATTTCATCTCCCGCATTATTGAACGCGGGTTGGTTGAATCAGGAAGATTTGCACATTTTACGATGACCTTAAAAGATAAGCCTGGAGAATTACAAAGAGTGTTAAGTTCCGTAACCGAGATGGACGCGAACGTGCAATTTGTCAATCTGCACCGGATCGGCAAGCATATCTATCCGGGTTATGCGCTGGTGGAAATCTCAGTAGAAACAAAAGACCATGCACATATCGAGCAGCTTTATAAGACTCTAAAGAGCCAGGGGTATCAGCTGCAATTAGAGGAATAACCATGAGACCTGGGACGGTATCAGGTCTATATAAGAATAACTATTTAGGTTTCCTGCTGAGACAGCGGAACCTTTTATTTTTTTCTCCTCCTCTGTTTCTCCAGGTAAAGAGCCATGCCTATGTATATGCAAAACAGTAGAAACAGGAATAAGGGAGTGGACAGTGTATCCATCGAATCACCTCCTATTTCAAATCATGTAACGCTGGACGAAAAAACAATAGGAGAATCGCAATAATGGGTACCGACACAAGGAATGCTGCCAGAGCGTTTTTGTAGTGAATCCGGATGACAGTAAACGTTATGATGTTAAACAATAAAGACCACCAGGTACTCCAGCCATTTTCATAAACAAAGAGTCCCTTTTGTTTCAAATTTTGAGAGTACCTGAGTTTTAGAATTGGAAAAAAACAGTCGAAATTTCCAGTTTGCGAATAAACGCATCGTTTTTGCGAATAAAAATTTTTTTTAGCGAATAAACGTAACGTTTTTCCGAACAAAAATAAATATTAGCGAATAAACTGCCGGTTTTCGCTGAAAACCACCTAATAGTCTTCTAACCAGCCAAGCTAGAGTTTTATTACTCTAGCTTTTTTTATGTGTAAATAACCCCCGTGAACAAAATGAACAAAATGTTAACTAAGTTTTTAATGCTGTTTAAATGAATAATCTATTCTATTTTCAAAAACTTTGTAAAATTAAGAAAACGCTTACAAGGGGGAGTTAAAATGTTTTCTATGAAAAAAATCTCAGCGGTTTTTTGTGCTGGTGCACTGGCGGTTAGCCTGGGTGCTTGCAGCAGTGATGCTCCTGCATCCTCTGCCAAGAAAGAAGGTTCAGATTATCCTACTAAAGCTATTACGGTGGTGGCGCCATCTGGAGCTGGAGGCGGATGGGATTTAACCGCACGTTCATTGACGAAGGTACTGGGTGAGACAAAGATTGTGGAACAGCCTATGACAGTTGAGAATAAGCCGGGTGGCGGCGGTGCTGTGTTTATGGCTGAATATGCTACGGCGCAGGCAGAAAATAATGAGATGCTTTTTGTCAATTCACCTCCGATTATCATCAACAATCTGAAAAAAGAAGGGAACAGCCCATATGGGGTCAAAAATACAACGCCATTGGCCCAGCTGACAAAAGATTATGGAGCCATTGTTGTAAAAGAGGACTCGAAATTCAAAGACCTGAAATCTGTTTTGGAAGAGGTAAAAAAGGATCCTAGTAAACTTACATTTGCCGGCGGATCTGCGCCTGGTTCGATGGACCATCTGATTTCTATCCTGCCAGCTTATAAATATGGCGTTGATCCGACTAAAGTGAAATATGTTTCTTATGATGGCGGCGGAGAAGCGATTACTGCTCTGCTTGGCGGTAACGCTGATGTCATTGGTACGGACGCTTCCAGTGTTAAGGAATTCTTGAAGGCTGGCAAGGTAAGGGTATTGGCGGTCACTTCTGCGGAACGTTTAGCAGGTGATTTCAAAGATGTTCCAACAGCAAAAGAACAGGGAGTGGAAGCTGAATTTACGATTTGGCGCGGTGTGTTTGGTCCTGAAAAAATGTCTGATGATGCAAAAGCTTATTGGGAGAAATCACTTGAAAAGCTCGCAAACTCCCCAGAGTGGAAGAAAGAAGTAGAGACCCAGGGCTGGGATCTTGATTATAAGAATGGCGAAGATTTCAAAAAGTTCCTGGAAGACCAGGAAGGCCAGGTTCAGCAATTATTAGAAGCCCTGGGCATGCAGAAGTAACCAAAAAGGGGGAGGGTTTTCCTCCCTTCCCCCATTCTTGAAAGGAGTAAGCAATGAGTATTCAATTCGATCGGATTGCCTCGATACTATTTTTGGCTACAGGTGTTCTTTTTATTGTTGGGAGCAGACAGCTTGCGAGTTCATCATATGGCAGCTCCGTTGGTCCTGATATTTTTCCTTTATTACTTGGTATCATTCTTGTTCTGTTAAGCATTCGTTTGTTTTATGAAACCATGGTAGCAAAAACCCAGCAAAGTTCGAAAGAAAAATTACTGTATAAACCTTTCTTGATCATTTTTTTCGCTACATTGGTTTATATTTTGACATTGGAAACAATCGGGTACGTCATCACAACGTTCTTATTTTTATTTGTTTGTTTTCAAACGATGGAACGCTCTAAAGTGATGACTTCCCTTATCATATCTGCTTGTTTTTCCGGATTTGTTTATTTTATGTATGTAGAAGTATTAAAAGGAACGCTGCCAGGATGGCCAATTTGGCTTTCATAGTTTTGGAGCAGCCTATCCGCTGGAGGTTGTAGAATTTTGAGTACACTCGAATATTTATTTCAAGGCTTTGGAACAGCTTTTATTTGGTATAATCTCATATTTGCCTTCATTGGAGTCTTGATTGGGACAGCAGTTGGCGTTCTTCCGGGGATTGGGCCGATGAGTGGAGTAGCGCTGCTTATTCCTGTAACCGC belongs to Mesobacillus sp. AQ2 and includes:
- a CDS encoding tripartite tricarboxylate transporter TctB family protein; the protein is MSIQFDRIASILFLATGVLFIVGSRQLASSSYGSSVGPDIFPLLLGIILVLLSIRLFYETMVAKTQQSSKEKLLYKPFLIIFFATLVYILTLETIGYVITTFLFLFVCFQTMERSKVMTSLIISACFSGFVYFMYVEVLKGTLPGWPIWLS
- a CDS encoding YcnI family protein; the encoded protein is MKKLLILGIAMIGAIILFAGAASAHVSVQPQETSQGNYEVFTVRIPSEKEDAQTTKVEVKFPEEVNITRFEDKPGWTYEVQKDDTGKITSVVWAAEEKGLSATEFVQFNIQGKVGDEATEIVWKAYQTYSDGSTVEWIGAPDADKPASVTTVNPADGSSDHGHGAAAAEPSKDHNAAGDLANDTEAKSATNNLPLYLSIAALIAGLLALVISLKKRG
- a CDS encoding copper resistance protein CopC; protein product: MSNRNAISNLFILCFIIFTFMVPQEAFAHATLKKAEPAPDSELTDTPAKIVLTFDERLENELYSIKVFNEKGERVVNGKPEMSKNQKFITQPLPDLPDGNYVISYSVISADGHPIKSSYVVSIGEETVFKRDINQQVLEKQESSAAVNVLKSSVRILFYMSMILTTGWIIWGAIHTLEKEMKPSFRQRAFRLQIALLITTVGLVFVQLSDLVDHWTLTEIGSVLTGTTVGLSLVASVLLSLLGLPLLLRFKWLDLIWVLAVMSAKSFNGHAAAFETEIRSMSLQLDVVHLLAAAIWAGGILYILAYWKKQREHVGQFLPFFSQVALISMLILILTGVSYTLIFLPELNYLLHALWGKLLLVKVGLVTLVFMIGALLRHSMKKKKEGSLSILVKIDFSVMVIILGIVGVLTHLNPLPENEPLDWKNEDQYIDFTTSISPKAPGYNHFKVTANAQKENLEIKRIELFLIYQDNLEIQPIQVPFSEIEQSRKVQFKINGSYLPIEGNWTAELRIVDSEDNEKVFHKDFIVY
- a CDS encoding DNA alkylation repair protein, translating into MENYVEALYQAALKHQNEEEAIRLSNYMRNQFSFIGLRAPQLKEVFKQHVKNHGLPAKEELHQVITSLWELEEREMQMAGLLLLDLMKKQFTEKDLSLLKYIITTKPWWDTIDHIAKKHFGYYLEKFPHTRQPIVDRWIASENIWLIRSCILFQLGYKEKTDVAMLEDIISRTCHTKEFFINKAIGWALREYAKQDPEKVIEITNTYPLSNLSRREALKHLKVD
- the ilvA gene encoding threonine ammonia-lyase, translating into MNLDDVILAREKMKGIVHSTPLDYSKTFSTLSNNEIFLKLENLQKTGSFKVRGSYNKLISLSPEELQKGVVAASAGNHAQGVAYSSQMLGIPCTIVMPKGAPLSKVLATRQYGAEVILEGAVFDEALAYALELKDKLGATFIHAFDDEAVIAGQGTVGLEILDQLPDVEAIICPVGGGGLIAGVAMAVKEKNPEIKVYGVQTLACPSMKQSLKENRPVAVEAAPTMADGIAVQKPGQKTFDIIREYVDGIFCVDEMEIARTMLLVLERNKLLVEGSGASPLAALLYDKVNLSGKKIAAILSGGNVDVNFISRIIERGLVESGRFAHFTMTLKDKPGELQRVLSSVTEMDANVQFVNLHRIGKHIYPGYALVEISVETKDHAHIEQLYKTLKSQGYQLQLEE
- a CDS encoding tripartite tricarboxylate transporter substrate binding protein — translated: MFSMKKISAVFCAGALAVSLGACSSDAPASSAKKEGSDYPTKAITVVAPSGAGGGWDLTARSLTKVLGETKIVEQPMTVENKPGGGGAVFMAEYATAQAENNEMLFVNSPPIIINNLKKEGNSPYGVKNTTPLAQLTKDYGAIVVKEDSKFKDLKSVLEEVKKDPSKLTFAGGSAPGSMDHLISILPAYKYGVDPTKVKYVSYDGGGEAITALLGGNADVIGTDASSVKEFLKAGKVRVLAVTSAERLAGDFKDVPTAKEQGVEAEFTIWRGVFGPEKMSDDAKAYWEKSLEKLANSPEWKKEVETQGWDLDYKNGEDFKKFLEDQEGQVQQLLEALGMQK